Proteins encoded together in one Sporichthya brevicatena window:
- a CDS encoding metal ABC transporter permease has protein sequence MSGVVSAGADFSRVINFDDYGALLELARNSLLAGIAVALVAGLMSPFVMNRELPFAVHGISELSFAGAAGALLLGTSVVMGSVLGSLLAALLIGVLGTRARDRNSLVGVLMPFGLGLGVLFLALYEGRAANKFGLLTGQIIAVDDAKLGALLTICVIVAAVMAVIWRPLTFASVDPDVAVARGINVRLLSIVFMLLLGLTIAAAIQIIGALLVLALLCTPAAAAMQVSASARTITLLSVTFATVSMAGGILLALGSEVPISPYVTTLSFAIWAVCRVLGVRRTRRGWAPRPAAPVAPAAVGT, from the coding sequence GTGAGCGGGGTGGTCTCCGCCGGCGCCGACTTCTCGCGCGTCATCAACTTCGACGACTACGGCGCGCTGCTCGAGCTGGCCCGGAACTCACTGCTCGCGGGGATCGCGGTCGCGCTGGTCGCCGGGCTGATGTCGCCGTTCGTCATGAACCGGGAGCTGCCGTTCGCGGTCCACGGGATCAGCGAGCTCTCCTTCGCCGGCGCGGCCGGGGCGCTGCTGCTCGGCACCAGCGTCGTCATGGGCTCGGTGCTCGGCTCACTGCTCGCGGCCCTGCTGATCGGGGTCCTCGGCACCCGCGCGCGCGACCGGAACTCCCTGGTCGGCGTGCTCATGCCGTTCGGCCTCGGGCTCGGCGTGCTGTTCCTCGCGCTCTACGAGGGCCGCGCCGCCAACAAGTTCGGGCTGCTGACCGGTCAGATCATCGCCGTCGACGACGCCAAGCTCGGCGCGCTGCTGACGATCTGCGTGATCGTCGCCGCCGTCATGGCCGTCATCTGGCGCCCCCTCACCTTCGCCAGCGTCGACCCGGACGTCGCCGTGGCGCGCGGCATCAACGTCCGCCTGCTCTCGATCGTGTTCATGCTGCTGCTCGGCCTCACGATCGCCGCGGCGATCCAGATCATCGGCGCCCTGCTCGTCCTCGCCCTGCTCTGCACGCCGGCCGCGGCCGCCATGCAGGTCAGCGCCTCCGCGCGGACGATCACGCTGCTGTCGGTGACGTTCGCCACCGTCTCGATGGCCGGCGGCATCCTGCTCGCCCTGGGCAGCGAGGTGCCGATCAGCCCGTACGTGACGACGTTGTCGTTCGCGATCTGGGCGGTCTGCCGGGTCCTCGGCGTCCGCCGGACGCGCCGCGGCTGGGCGCCACGCCCGGCCGCTCCGGTTGCTCCGGCGGCCGTCGGCACCTAA
- a CDS encoding ATP-binding protein — translation MSPRQIILPADATAPRVAREFLAESCCGSHEAAVIDEAQLLVSELVTNAVRHGAPPIELQVRCAGEDRLQIRVRDSERRAPEPREAEPDSEGGRGLMLVDLVSDAWGHEDDGDGKAVWFTLRV, via the coding sequence ATGAGCCCGCGCCAGATCATCCTGCCCGCGGACGCCACGGCGCCGCGCGTCGCCCGAGAGTTCCTCGCCGAGTCCTGCTGCGGCAGTCACGAGGCCGCCGTGATCGATGAGGCGCAACTCCTCGTCTCCGAGCTGGTCACGAACGCCGTCCGTCACGGGGCGCCGCCGATCGAACTGCAGGTGCGCTGCGCCGGCGAGGACCGCCTGCAGATCCGGGTGCGTGACTCCGAACGTCGCGCCCCGGAGCCCCGGGAGGCCGAACCGGACTCCGAGGGTGGCCGCGGTCTGATGCTCGTCGACCTCGTCAGCGACGCCTGGGGGCACGAGGACGACGGCGACGGCAAGGCCGTCTGGTTCACGCTGCGCGTCTGA
- a CDS encoding long-chain-fatty-acid--CoA ligase, producing MTVTAPPARLISDRLAHWASELPDTPALRYQGTDLTWSQWYERCERLAGALGALGVGRGSVVATYDKNSPACLDLTLTASGIGAAHAIPNWRLSAEEVAYVLNDSGAEVVFVGAEFMKTFDSIRDQLPAVREVVVLGTDGDVEDQFDALVAAATPAPITGAEPSDTALILYTSGTTGFPKGAMITHSNMVAHSEALSDYFQIGHEHRYLLAMPMFHVGGTSPGIGCVYVGAPITITREATPEHLMSGLPGATHAFFVPAIFAALLQAGEVGAKALSQLQLLCYGAAPMPAPVLRASLATWPNARFLQVYGMTELSGAVVALDDEAHRNPDHPERQSAAGVAMRGTELQVVDPATLEPVPANTPGEVWVRGGTVMAGYLNKPEATADTIRPDGWLRTGDVGHLDDDGFLFISDRVKDMIITGGENVYCPEVERILAEHPDVLEVAVIGIPDDQWGESVKAVVVPKPGATVDPGGVISYARERLAHFKAPRTVDVVSELPRNGAGKILKTVLRQPYWEGRDRQV from the coding sequence ATGACCGTGACCGCACCACCCGCCCGGCTGATCTCCGACCGCCTCGCCCACTGGGCGTCCGAGCTGCCGGACACCCCGGCGCTGCGCTACCAGGGCACGGACCTGACGTGGAGCCAGTGGTACGAGCGGTGCGAGCGCCTCGCCGGTGCGCTCGGCGCCCTCGGCGTGGGCCGCGGGTCGGTCGTCGCGACGTACGACAAGAACTCCCCGGCTTGCCTGGACCTGACGCTGACCGCGAGTGGCATCGGCGCCGCGCACGCGATCCCGAACTGGCGGCTGTCGGCGGAGGAGGTCGCGTACGTCCTCAACGACTCCGGGGCCGAGGTCGTCTTCGTCGGTGCCGAGTTCATGAAGACGTTCGACTCGATCCGCGACCAGTTGCCGGCGGTGCGTGAGGTCGTCGTCCTCGGCACCGACGGCGACGTCGAGGACCAGTTCGACGCCCTCGTCGCCGCCGCGACGCCCGCACCCATCACCGGCGCCGAACCGAGCGACACCGCGCTGATCCTCTACACCTCGGGGACGACCGGCTTCCCCAAGGGCGCGATGATCACGCACTCCAACATGGTCGCCCACTCCGAGGCCCTGTCGGACTACTTCCAGATCGGCCACGAGCACCGCTACCTGCTCGCGATGCCGATGTTCCACGTCGGCGGGACGAGCCCGGGCATCGGCTGCGTCTACGTCGGCGCCCCGATCACCATCACCCGCGAGGCGACGCCCGAGCACCTGATGTCCGGCCTGCCCGGCGCGACGCACGCGTTCTTCGTCCCCGCGATCTTCGCGGCGCTGCTGCAGGCCGGCGAGGTCGGCGCGAAGGCGCTCTCGCAGCTGCAGCTGCTCTGCTACGGCGCGGCCCCGATGCCGGCGCCGGTGCTGCGCGCGTCCCTGGCCACGTGGCCGAACGCGCGCTTCCTGCAGGTCTACGGGATGACCGAGCTGTCCGGCGCCGTCGTCGCCCTCGACGACGAGGCCCACCGCAACCCCGACCACCCCGAGCGCCAGTCCGCCGCCGGTGTGGCCATGCGCGGCACGGAGCTCCAGGTCGTCGACCCGGCGACACTCGAGCCCGTCCCCGCGAACACCCCCGGCGAGGTGTGGGTCCGTGGCGGCACCGTCATGGCCGGCTACCTGAACAAGCCCGAGGCGACCGCCGACACCATCCGCCCCGACGGCTGGCTGCGCACCGGCGACGTCGGCCACCTCGACGACGACGGCTTCCTGTTCATCTCCGACCGCGTCAAGGACATGATCATCACCGGCGGCGAGAACGTGTACTGCCCCGAGGTCGAGCGCATCCTCGCCGAGCACCCCGACGTCCTCGAGGTCGCCGTCATCGGCATCCCCGACGACCAGTGGGGCGAGTCCGTCAAGGCGGTCGTCGTCCCGAAGCCGGGCGCGACCGTCGACCCCGGCGGCGTCATCTCCTACGCCCGCGAGCGCCTCGCGCACTTCAAGGCGCCCCGGACCGTCGACGTCGTTTCCGAACTCCCCCGCAACGGCGCGGGCAAGATCCTCAAGACCGTCCTGCGCCAGCCGTACTGGGAGGGCCGCGACCGCCAGGTCTGA
- a CDS encoding ABC transporter ATP-binding protein translates to MTIPAPVLPWSFNVDPVTSVLSLRDASLHFGERHLWEHLDLELVPGEFLAVLGPNGAGKTSLLRVVLGLTPLTAGEVRIAGEPVRRGHRAVGYVPQQNALSAAAGLRPRDLVRLGIDGHRWGFGGAARTRAKVDELLAAVGATSYADAPLGLLSGGEQQRVRIAQALATDPQLLLCDEPLLSLDIAHQQGVVALLDARRRRHGTAIVMVTHEINPILPYVDRVLFVAPHGVRLGTPSEILTSAVLTELYRTPVEVVRTAHGIAILGLHTLPEH, encoded by the coding sequence GTGACCATCCCCGCCCCGGTACTGCCGTGGTCCTTTAATGTCGACCCGGTGACGTCGGTCCTCTCCCTGCGGGACGCCTCGCTGCACTTCGGCGAGCGGCACCTGTGGGAACACCTCGACCTCGAGCTGGTGCCGGGTGAGTTCCTCGCCGTGCTCGGGCCCAACGGCGCGGGCAAGACCAGCCTGCTGCGGGTCGTCCTCGGTCTGACCCCGCTGACGGCCGGTGAGGTGCGGATCGCCGGGGAACCGGTCCGCCGCGGGCACCGGGCCGTGGGCTACGTCCCGCAGCAGAACGCCCTGAGCGCCGCGGCCGGGCTGCGGCCGCGGGACCTGGTCCGCCTCGGGATCGACGGCCACCGCTGGGGTTTCGGCGGCGCCGCGCGGACGCGGGCGAAGGTCGACGAGCTGCTCGCCGCCGTCGGCGCCACCAGCTACGCGGACGCCCCGCTCGGCCTGCTCTCCGGTGGCGAGCAGCAGCGGGTGCGCATCGCGCAGGCGCTCGCCACGGACCCGCAACTGCTGCTGTGCGACGAGCCGCTGCTCTCCCTCGACATCGCCCATCAGCAGGGCGTCGTGGCCCTCCTGGACGCCCGCCGGCGCCGGCACGGGACGGCGATCGTGATGGTGACCCACGAGATCAACCCGATCCTGCCGTACGTCGACCGGGTCCTGTTCGTGGCTCCGCACGGTGTTCGGCTGGGTACACCCAGTGAGATCCTGACGTCCGCCGTGCTGACCGAGCTCTACCGCACCCCGGTCGAGGTCGTCCGCACCGCGCACGGGATCGCCATCCTCGGGCTGCACACCCTGCCCGAGCACTGA
- a CDS encoding metal ABC transporter solute-binding protein, Zn/Mn family, with translation MRRVALATGLAALLALTGCSDDTDTLRPTQTPADGSTAAATSTGERVQVVTSIDVYADLARTIGGDAVEVRSLLASDSGADPHSYEATARDQLAVRNADLVIANGGHYDEFLTRALSAAGGERAVITVVPGEDEGHEDEGHEDEGHEDEGHEDEGHDEAHGHGRDGNEHVWYDLQLMGTLAGRIAEELAQLHPADREGFAARATEFENGIAELRQRQETMFSAHDGTPVAVTEPLPLFLLTDCGLVDKTPPAFSQAIEEGTDVPVRVLQDTLNLFSERAVELLVYNEQTTGPQTERIRKAAEDAGIPVVGMSETLPTGQDFLSWMRANLDAIEQALA, from the coding sequence GTGCGCCGGGTTGCCCTCGCCACCGGGCTGGCCGCCCTGCTCGCCCTCACCGGGTGCTCGGACGACACCGACACCCTGCGGCCGACGCAGACCCCCGCCGACGGGTCCACGGCCGCCGCGACCTCGACCGGCGAGCGCGTCCAGGTCGTGACGTCGATCGACGTCTACGCCGACCTCGCCCGCACGATCGGCGGCGACGCGGTCGAGGTCCGCTCGCTGCTCGCCTCCGACAGCGGCGCCGACCCCCACAGCTACGAGGCCACCGCCCGCGACCAGCTCGCCGTGCGGAACGCCGACCTCGTCATCGCCAACGGCGGCCACTACGACGAGTTCCTCACCCGCGCCCTCTCCGCCGCCGGCGGGGAGCGCGCGGTGATCACCGTCGTTCCCGGCGAGGACGAGGGCCACGAGGACGAGGGCCACGAGGACGAGGGCCACGAGGACGAGGGCCACGAGGACGAGGGCCACGACGAGGCTCACGGCCACGGCCGGGACGGGAACGAGCACGTCTGGTACGACCTGCAGCTGATGGGGACCCTCGCCGGCCGGATCGCGGAGGAGCTCGCCCAGCTGCACCCCGCGGACCGGGAGGGCTTCGCGGCCCGGGCGACCGAGTTCGAGAACGGCATCGCAGAACTGAGGCAGCGTCAGGAGACGATGTTCTCCGCGCACGACGGCACCCCGGTCGCCGTCACCGAACCCCTGCCGTTGTTCCTGCTCACCGACTGCGGCCTCGTCGACAAGACGCCGCCGGCGTTCAGCCAGGCGATCGAGGAGGGCACCGACGTACCCGTGCGCGTCCTGCAGGACACGCTCAACCTGTTCTCCGAGCGCGCCGTCGAACTGCTGGTCTACAACGAGCAGACCACCGGCCCGCAGACCGAGCGGATCCGCAAGGCCGCCGAGGACGCGGGCATCCCCGTCGTCGGGATGTCGGAGACCCTCCCCACCGGCCAGGACTTCCTGAGCTGGATGCGGGCCAACCTCGACGCCATCGAGCAGGCCCTCGCGTGA
- a CDS encoding MFS transporter, with product MQQRVVNRWVTLAVLCLAVFCVMVATMIVNILLPTLNRDLEASTKDLLWIVDAFNLVFAALVLAAGSLSDRFGRKGALMTGLVIYIAASALSAFAPNPEMLILWRAVAGVGAAVVFPTTLSIISNVFPDRVERAKAIGIWGAATGASVAVGPIIGGAMVEASEWGAAFLFCAGVGLITLGLTIPFVPTSRDPEVPRLDYVGLVLSTAALGTLVYAIIQAPERGWGSPASLGDFGAAACLLVAFGLWEAHVPQPMLDVRLFRNLRFTAASGAVTLSFFALFGFVFLITQFSQFVLGWGVLEAGLRQTPVAIAVAGGSLLGVPLAVRVGTKVVVCSGLVFLVAGFYWVSTCNSTTTYPTIVGQMMTVGLGMGLTSAPATEAIMGVVPAAKAGIGSAVNDATRELGGTLGVAVIGSVSLSVYREALADEITNPALLEPARDSVGAALAVAARTGDGGIALAAQESFTDAMEFGCWVAACVCVAGFFLALRYLPNHPTVPGAETAPDAPDTAEAVSADVPAGAAGLAVAAAGDVDLLYCTDCGSPIPEAAPTPAVAAAR from the coding sequence ATGCAGCAGCGGGTGGTGAACCGCTGGGTGACGCTTGCGGTCCTGTGCCTCGCGGTCTTCTGCGTGATGGTCGCGACGATGATCGTGAACATCCTGCTGCCGACGCTGAACCGCGACCTCGAGGCGTCGACCAAGGACCTGCTCTGGATCGTCGACGCGTTCAACCTCGTCTTCGCCGCGCTCGTCCTCGCCGCAGGATCGCTCTCGGACCGCTTCGGGCGCAAGGGCGCCCTGATGACCGGCCTGGTCATCTACATCGCGGCCTCGGCGCTGTCCGCGTTCGCGCCGAACCCGGAGATGCTGATCCTCTGGCGGGCCGTCGCCGGCGTCGGCGCGGCGGTCGTGTTCCCGACAACGCTGTCGATCATCTCCAACGTCTTCCCGGACCGGGTCGAGCGCGCGAAGGCCATCGGCATCTGGGGCGCGGCCACCGGGGCCTCGGTCGCGGTCGGGCCGATCATCGGCGGCGCGATGGTCGAGGCGTCCGAGTGGGGCGCGGCGTTCCTGTTCTGCGCCGGCGTCGGGCTGATCACGCTCGGGCTGACGATCCCGTTCGTCCCGACCAGCCGTGACCCCGAGGTGCCGCGGCTCGACTACGTCGGCCTCGTGCTGTCGACGGCGGCGCTCGGGACGCTGGTCTACGCGATCATCCAGGCCCCCGAGCGCGGCTGGGGTTCGCCGGCCAGCCTCGGCGACTTCGGCGCGGCGGCCTGCCTGCTGGTGGCGTTCGGCCTCTGGGAGGCCCACGTCCCGCAGCCGATGCTCGACGTCCGGCTGTTCCGGAACCTGCGCTTCACCGCCGCCTCCGGTGCGGTCACGCTCTCGTTCTTCGCGCTGTTCGGCTTCGTCTTCCTGATCACGCAGTTCTCGCAGTTCGTCCTCGGCTGGGGCGTGCTGGAGGCGGGTCTGCGGCAGACGCCGGTGGCGATCGCCGTCGCCGGGGGTTCGCTGCTCGGCGTCCCGTTGGCGGTCCGCGTCGGCACCAAGGTCGTGGTCTGCAGCGGCCTGGTGTTCCTCGTCGCCGGCTTCTACTGGGTCTCCACGTGCAACAGCACGACGACCTATCCGACGATCGTCGGGCAGATGATGACCGTCGGCCTCGGCATGGGCCTGACCAGTGCCCCCGCGACCGAGGCGATCATGGGCGTCGTCCCCGCCGCGAAGGCGGGCATCGGCTCCGCGGTCAACGACGCGACGCGCGAACTCGGCGGCACCCTCGGCGTCGCCGTCATCGGCAGTGTCTCGCTCTCGGTCTACCGCGAGGCTCTCGCCGACGAGATCACCAACCCGGCCCTGCTCGAACCGGCGCGGGACTCCGTCGGCGCCGCCCTCGCCGTCGCGGCCCGGACCGGGGACGGCGGGATCGCCCTCGCCGCCCAGGAGTCCTTCACCGACGCGATGGAGTTCGGCTGCTGGGTCGCGGCGTGCGTCTGCGTCGCCGGGTTCTTCCTCGCGCTCCGGTACCTGCCGAACCACCCGACCGTCCCGGGGGCCGAGACCGCCCCCGACGCCCCGGACACCGCCGAGGCGGTTTCGGCGGACGTTCCCGCGGGCGCCGCCGGCCTCGCCGTCGCCGCCGCCGGGGACGTCGACCTCCTGTACTGCACCGACTGCGGGTCCCCGATCCCCGAGGCCGCCCCGACCCCCGCCGTCGCCGCCGCCCGCTGA
- a CDS encoding exodeoxyribonuclease III, with product MRIATWNVNSVKQRVPRLLPWLDQRAPDVVCLQELKLTEDVFGELLGSELEARGYEWAALGEKSWNGVAILSRVGLTDVTPGLEGGPGFPHQEARALAATCGGVRVHSLYVPNGRVPDSDHYAYKLEWLARLREVVAAGPADAVVCGDMNIAPADADVFDPAAYVGHTHVTAPERDALNALLACGLRDVVRDRWPDERVFTYWDYRAGMFHKDCGMRIDLILASEPVAKRVEAAWVDRQARKGTGPSDHAPVIVDLDTAPDGDIGPMVPPPSARPSRGRTKLPQAKIVDRG from the coding sequence GTGCGTATCGCGACCTGGAACGTCAACTCGGTCAAACAGCGCGTCCCGCGGCTGCTCCCCTGGCTGGACCAGCGGGCCCCGGACGTCGTGTGCCTGCAGGAGCTCAAGCTCACCGAGGACGTCTTCGGCGAGCTGCTCGGCTCCGAGCTCGAGGCCCGCGGCTACGAGTGGGCCGCGCTCGGGGAGAAGAGCTGGAACGGCGTCGCGATCCTGTCCAGGGTCGGGCTGACCGACGTCACGCCCGGGCTGGAGGGCGGCCCCGGATTCCCGCACCAGGAGGCCAGAGCTCTCGCCGCGACCTGCGGCGGGGTGCGCGTGCACTCGCTCTACGTCCCCAACGGCCGGGTCCCGGACTCCGACCACTACGCCTACAAGCTGGAGTGGCTGGCGCGGCTGCGCGAGGTCGTCGCGGCCGGCCCGGCCGACGCCGTCGTCTGCGGGGACATGAACATCGCGCCGGCCGACGCGGACGTCTTCGACCCCGCGGCGTACGTCGGGCACACCCACGTGACGGCTCCCGAGCGCGACGCCCTGAATGCCCTGCTTGCGTGCGGTCTGCGCGACGTCGTCCGCGACCGCTGGCCCGACGAGCGCGTTTTCACCTATTGGGACTACCGCGCGGGCATGTTCCACAAGGACTGCGGGATGCGGATCGACCTGATCCTGGCCTCCGAGCCCGTCGCGAAGCGGGTCGAGGCGGCCTGGGTCGACCGGCAGGCCCGCAAGGGCACCGGCCCGTCGGACCACGCGCCGGTGATCGTCGACCTCGACACCGCCCCCGACGGCGACATCGGGCCGATGGTGCCGCCGCCGTCGGCGCGGCCGTCCCGCGGGCGGACCAAGCTGCCCCAGGCGAAGATCGTCGACCGTGGCTGA
- a CDS encoding cation diffusion facilitator family transporter, translated as MGHGHGHGHGHGHGHGHGHGHGHLPRPDDPVGGARYARRLTIAFTVTLSYFVVEAVFAMLTGSLTLTADAGHMLTDTVGLGLALGAISIASRGRRSPHHTFGLYRLEVLAALANAALLLAVGVYVLWSAFDRLDDPPHLPTHQLMLVAVIGLAANFGCFLLLREGAQDNLNMRGAYLEVVADAIGSVAVLLAAALIVTTGWAWVDPAFAVALAVFIIPRTLRLAAHALRVLLQIAPREIDISRVEDDLVSLDGVTAVDDLHVWTLSSGMHVATAHLRVRPDAPPDLLEHAQTVLTERHGLGHATLQLQTGARRTAPAPWCADRRIPEQASRASAGTRPPRGRHRRY; from the coding sequence ATGGGCCACGGACACGGCCATGGGCACGGCCATGGACACGGACACGGACACGGACACGGGCACGGGCATCTGCCCCGGCCCGACGACCCGGTCGGCGGGGCGCGCTACGCACGCCGGCTGACGATCGCGTTCACGGTGACGCTCAGCTACTTCGTCGTCGAGGCCGTCTTCGCGATGCTGACCGGATCGCTGACGTTGACCGCCGACGCCGGCCACATGCTCACCGACACCGTCGGGCTCGGGCTCGCCCTGGGAGCGATCTCGATCGCGTCCCGCGGCCGCCGCTCCCCGCACCACACCTTCGGTCTGTACCGCCTCGAGGTGCTCGCCGCGCTGGCGAACGCGGCGCTGCTGCTCGCCGTCGGCGTCTATGTGCTGTGGAGCGCGTTCGACCGCCTCGACGACCCGCCGCACCTGCCGACGCACCAGCTCATGCTCGTCGCGGTCATCGGACTCGCGGCGAACTTCGGCTGCTTCCTGCTGCTGCGCGAGGGCGCCCAGGACAACCTCAACATGCGCGGCGCGTACCTGGAGGTCGTCGCCGACGCGATCGGTTCGGTCGCGGTGCTGCTCGCCGCGGCGCTGATCGTCACCACCGGCTGGGCCTGGGTCGACCCCGCGTTCGCCGTCGCGCTCGCGGTCTTCATCATTCCGCGCACCCTGCGGCTCGCGGCGCACGCGCTGCGCGTGCTGCTGCAGATCGCGCCACGGGAGATCGACATCTCCCGCGTCGAGGACGACCTCGTCTCCCTCGACGGCGTCACGGCCGTCGACGACCTGCACGTCTGGACGCTCAGCTCGGGCATGCACGTCGCGACCGCGCACCTGCGCGTCCGCCCGGACGCACCGCCGGACCTGCTGGAGCACGCCCAGACCGTGCTGACCGAACGTCACGGCCTCGGGCACGCGACGCTCCAGCTCCAGACGGGCGCCCGGCGCACCGCCCCCGCCCCGTGGTGCGCGGACCGGCGCATCCCGGAGCAGGCGTCCCGCGCCTCCGCCGGCACCCGTCCCCCGCGGGGCCGGCACCGGCGGTACTGA